In one window of Clupea harengus chromosome 4, Ch_v2.0.2, whole genome shotgun sequence DNA:
- the rbm10 gene encoding RNA-binding protein 10 isoform X1, which yields MEYERRGGRGDRIGRYGNSLGEHDFRDMDYRGYGQDEAEAEPGYKDHSEGDDGVSGSEDFSPTRFPDNRPGFQHRGMRGSNPNRPGKTFPRGSHSQPQQAPQRFRPDDRDFVFDSESKGLRRDHPSFRGQKNFPENQAHHPGDSHETTGWGVRPGARTFAGQEEQGAGRRGEEDQFNRELGHRKGFSDAAAQGGNSNREAGFGTGSDLDEAERSDQDYRADLDQAQKPSNIIMLRTLPPNATVNEIRTLLQEQVIQPREVRLMRNKSSGQSRGFAFVEFNHLQEATRWMETNQRVLIILGQRVSMHYSDPKPRANEDWLCNKCGVQNFKRREKCFKCSVPKSEAELKLPLVQKDLPLGQLKDPAQGLLPLPTLYQPSAPLLALGTASQATELANDTLILRNLGPHTNVDTILSALAPFATLSPSNVRLIKDKQTQVNRGFAFLQLTTIVEASQLLQILQALQPPLSIDGKVIAVEFAKGSKRDVFLTDGSRVSAATVASTAIAAAQWAVSQNVQLGSGVSQGSDIAVYQQGAVLSMFGQERQDGVVSDGLGHKGLSGLAGTSLSASGLMGAYEGGITAGVVTSEAKVSAATIASAQVQLISTATSTQSNPQTPAAATVEIIGKPQPAAPSQPSVPGTPSELLQYPVPDVSTYQYDESSGYYYDPLTGLYYDANSQYYYNSHTQQYMYWDGEKRTYVPAPSQTEGAGADSTSLDASVGKDKKDKPKTKTAQQIAKDMERWAKSLNRQKENVRSLTSSASTSTNPVTRGPGQGRSDDRRESASADAGYTILEKKGALSERPHILLEQIKHPEEREQSPPRPLVAAYSGETDSDEEGTEKEERLTDWSKLACLLCRRQFPSKEALIRHQQLSELHKQNLEQRRARQTQQDGSGGAESELRYRDRAAERREKGGVLDEPEAKKWKFSPIDGPSGISLGARMLQGGVKKGFLLRNMPD from the exons ATGGAGTACGAAAGGCG GGGTGGCAGAGGGGACCGCATTGGTCGCTATGGCAACAGCCTTGGCGAGCATGACTTCAGAGACATGGACTATAGAGGCTATGGACAGGACGAGGCTGAGGCAGAGCCTGGTTACAAGGACCATTCTGAGGGTGATGACGGTGTCAGCGGGTCAGAAGATTTCTCTCCCACTCGTTTTCCTGACAATCGGCCAGGGTTTCAGCACAGGGGAATGCGGGGTTCGAACCCAAACAGACCAGGAAAGACTTTCCCCAGGGGTTCCCACTCCCAACCCCAGCAAGCTCCGCAGAGATTCCGACCTGACGATCGGGACTTTGTGTTTGACTCAGAGTCCAAGGGACTCCGAAGGGACCACCCATCCTTCAGAGGGCAGAAGAACTTTCCAGAGAACCAGGCCCATCACCCTGGAGACAGTCACGAGACGACAGGCTGGGGGGTCAGGCCAGGGGCTAGGACTTTTGCTGGACAGGAGGAGCAGGGGGCAGGACGACGAGGGGAAGAAGACCAATTCAACAGAGAGCTCGGCCATAGAAAG GGTTTCTCTGACGCGGCGGCCCAGGGTGGTAACAGTAACAGAGAAGCGGGATTTGGCACTGGCTCTGATTTGGATGAGGCTGAGCGCAGCGACCAGGACTACAGAGCAGACCTGGACCAGGCGCAGAAGCCGAGCAACATCATCATGCTGCGCACACTACCCCCCAACGCCACGGTCAACGAG aTCCGCACCTTGTTGCAGGAGCAAGTAATTCAACCCCGCGAAGTTCGCCTAATGAGAAATAAGTCTTCAG GTCAAAGCCGAGGATTCGCCTTCGTCGAGTTTAATCACTTGCAGGAGGCCACCCGATGGATGGAGACCAACCAG aGAGTGCTTATTATTTTAGGGCAGCGAGTGTCCATGCACTATAGCGACCCAAAGCCACGTGCAAATGAAGACTGGCTCTGCAATAAG TGCGGAGTGCAGAACTTCAAAAGGCGTGAAAAATGCTTCAAGTGTAGTGTCCCAAAATCAG AAGCTGAGCTGAAATTGCCTCTGGTGCAGAAAGATTTGCCCCTTGGGCAATTAAAGGACCCAGCCCAAGGTCTGTTGCCCCTGCCCACTCTCTACcagccctctgctcctctcctggcCTTGGGCACTGCGTCACAGGCAACCGAGCTGGCCAATGACA CTCTTATCCTGAGGAACCTGGGACCCCACACTAATGTGGACACCATCTTGTCAGCTCTAGCTCCTTTTGCCACGCTCTCTCCCTCGAATGTGCGACTTATCAAGGACAAGCAGACCCAGGTGAACCGTGGGTTTGCCTTCCTTCAGCTCACCACCATTGTG GAAGCCTCCCAGCTCCTTCAGATTCTTCAGGCTCTGCAGCCTCCCCTGTCCATCGATGGCAAAGTCATCGCCGTGGAGTTCGCCAAGGGCTCCAAGCG GGATGTGTTTCTTACTGATGGGAGTCGTGTCAGTGCCGCTACAGTGGCCAGCACAGCCATAGCGGCAGCACAGTGGGCTGTTTCCCAG AATGTCCAGCTGGGCTCAGGTGTGTCCCAGGGTAGTGATATTGCAGTgtaccagcagggggcagtgttgTCAATGTTtgggcaggagaggcaggaTGGAGTAGTGTCTGATGGTTTGGGCCATAAGGGGCTGAGTGGATTAGCAGGCACCAGCCTCAGTGCCTCTGGCCTCATGGGGGCCTACGAAGGTGGAATAACTGCTGGAG TGGTCACGTCTGAAGCGAAGGTTTCTGCAGCCACAATCGCTTCTGCACAAGTCCAGCTCATCTCCACGGCAACCTCCACGCAGTCTAATCCG CAGACCCCTGCGGCTGCGACTGTGGAGATCATTGGGAAACCCCAACCTGCTGCTCCCAGCCAGCCCTCTGTACCGGGGACACCATCAGAGCTGCTGCAGTACC CTGTTCCTGATGTCTCCACCTACCAGTATGACGAGAGCTCTGGGTATTACTACGACCCCCTCACTGGCCTTTACTACGATGCCAACTCACAG tACTATTATAATTCCCATACGCAACAATACATGTACTGGGATGGGGAGAAAAGGACCTACGTTCCAGCACCTTCCCAAACAGAGGGTGCGGGTGCTGATTCAACATCTCTTGATGCTTCTGTTGGCAAGGACAAGAAGGATAAGCCCAAGACAAAAACTGCTCAGCAG ATAGCGAAAGACATGGAGAGGTGGGCCAAGAGCCTGAACAGGCAGAAAGAGAACGTGCGCTCGCTGAcctcctccgcctccacctccaccaacCCCGTCACTCGGGGCCCTGGGCAGGGTCGCTCCGACGACCGCAGAGAATCTGCCAGCGCAGATGCCGGATACACCATTCTGGAGAAGAAG GGTGCTCTATCCGAGAGACCTCATATTCTTTTAGAACAGATCAAGcatccagaggagagagag CagtctcctcctcgtcctctggTTGCTGCCTACAGTGGTGAGACCGACAGCGATGAGGaggggacagagaaggaggagcgGCTAACGGACTGGTCCAAGCTGGCCTGCCTACTGTGTAGGAGGCAGTTCCCCAGTAAAGAAGCCCTTATCCGGCATCAGCAGCTCTCTGAACTGCACAAG CAAAACCTAGAACAGAGGAGGGCCCGACAGACCCAGCAGGACGGCTCAGGGGGAGCAGAGAGTGAG CTAAGATACAGAGACAGGGCtgcggagaggagggagaagggaggtgTCCTTGACGAGCCAGAGGCCAAGAAATGGAAGTTCAGCCCTAT TGATGGTCCCTCAGGCATCAGTCTCGGAGCGCGGATGCTGCAGGGTGGAGTTAAAAAAGGCTTCCTGCTGCGCAACATGCCAGACTGA